TCCTCTCTGTTTGTTAGGTTGTTCTGTGTTATTCCCAATTACTACATGAGTGCTGTGTATAAATGATTCCATGGAGACTCCAAATGAATTGACATACTCATCCCTCTCCAAAATCGATAGCTACCACAGCCAAGGAGCTCCTATGTCCAATCAATCTCCAGGGAACAATTATCTTGCGCACGACTATCTCTTTGAGCCATCCCAGGAACCAGACTTTCCATCAGAATATGGTCCAAGAGAAGATCTATTCACCATACCACGACCTAGTTCAACTATCAATTTGAAGACTGTTCTAGGTGGTCTGTCTGCGATTGTTTCTCGTGCAAGCAAGAATGAGGATGATACGTTGCAGCATCAAAATCCTAGCACAGATGTATCATTTCTAGGATCTGGCAAGGATGGCGATTTGCATTCGTCTGTCTGTGTTCCAAGTGCACCACCGCTTCTTGAAGCAAATGCTTTACAGTTCAGAGCATACAGGGAGGTGTTGCAGGCAGATCCCCCAGAATGGTTACCTGATAGCACTACTAGCGTGTGCCTGCAGTGCAGTTCTCCTTTCACAGCTCTGACTCGTGGAAGGCACCATTGCCGCTTCTGTGGAGGTATATTCTGCAAAGAATGTTCCAAGGGAAGATCCTTGATGCCCATGAAGTTCAGACAGCGTGATCCTCAGAGAGTCTGTGATGCTTGCTACGATAGACTTGATCCACTCCAGGGTTTGTTGATCAATTACAACAGTAATGCCATGCAGCCTGCAAAACATGATGTCATGGATTGGACGAGCACGAGAAGCTGGTTGAATTTGCCTGTTGGATTATCAATGGAGTATGAGATATACAAGGCAACAAATACTATGAGGAAATATTGCCAGGTATGTTCGATTCCTCAAATAGATATATACTTGTTATCCAGGGCTGAAAACTGTTTCTATTTTGGAATTTGTAGGTTTCTAGATTAAATCCCGAGAAGTCCATCCCATCATCTATCCTCAAGGGAGCAAAGGGGCTTGCTGTTCTAACAGTTGCCAAGGCAGGTGCAGTTCTTACTTACAAGATTGGCACTGGCCTTGTAGTTGCTTGCAGATCAGATGGATCATGGTCCGCCCCATCTGCGGTTTTATCTGTTGGCCTGGGGTGGGGAGTGCAGGTAATTGTCTAATAAACTCTTCTTTATAAATCTACATGCAATATCTACAGTCTACCTGCTGATTAGATAAAAAGTCTCGTGACCACTGAAAATACTTAAGTGATGATGAAAAAAAGCCTAATGAGTTTCTATGTCTTGCATGCATTTATATATCATGTATGTATCTTCATCATGGCTTGTTTGCTTATGAGATTTGCACAATGTAAAAGACAAGTTAATACTGAAGTGCGGTGATGATTTGGATGGTGAAGTCTGAtaatgacatttttttttgtattttccaGATTGGAGGAGAATTGACAGATTTTATAATTGTTCTTCATGATCTTAAAGCTGTCAAGGCATTCAGCAGCCGCATGCATCTTTCTCTTGGGGCGGGATTAAGTGCGGCAGCAGGACCAATTGGCAGAGCCCTTGAAGCAGATGTTCGGGCAAGTGAAAAAGGTTCTGGGATATGCTACACTTACAGCTGCAGCAAAGGTACGAAAGAAAGTCACCTCTTGACATCAATGTTAATATACATATATGTTAAATATTAGAGATGGTACAGACCAGTGGGAAAACTCCAAGCGGAAGTTTGTAGAAAGAATAAAGTTCACTTTCGTCCTTGAATTTTTTACATGGTTGACTTTTCAACCTAATTGTTCTTTTGGTGGAAAGCTGATCCTGAACTTTCCAAATCCATCATCCACCCATTTTCGCTGGTTCAGACATGGCAATTTCTGCCACCTCACTCGCACCTGACTCTCACACGATGTGACCTAGATGATTTACTTGTTGATGGTCATACTGTGGTG
This is a stretch of genomic DNA from Brachypodium distachyon strain Bd21 chromosome 1, Brachypodium_distachyon_v3.0, whole genome shotgun sequence. It encodes these proteins:
- the LOC100842210 gene encoding uncharacterized protein LOC100842210; this encodes METPNELTYSSLSKIDSYHSQGAPMSNQSPGNNYLAHDYLFEPSQEPDFPSEYGPREDLFTIPRPSSTINLKTVLGGLSAIVSRASKNEDDTLQHQNPSTDVSFLGSGKDGDLHSSVCVPSAPPLLEANALQFRAYREVLQADPPEWLPDSTTSVCLQCSSPFTALTRGRHHCRFCGGIFCKECSKGRSLMPMKFRQRDPQRVCDACYDRLDPLQGLLINYNSNAMQPAKHDVMDWTSTRSWLNLPVGLSMEYEIYKATNTMRKYCQVSRLNPEKSIPSSILKGAKGLAVLTVAKAGAVLTYKIGTGLVVACRSDGSWSAPSAVLSVGLGWGVQIGGELTDFIIVLHDLKAVKAFSSRMHLSLGAGLSAAAGPIGRALEADVRASEKGSGICYTYSCSKGAFVGVSLEGNVVTTRLDTNLRFYGDAYLTTNDILFGRVEKPRAAQPLYSALDDLFSKMVC